A DNA window from Engraulis encrasicolus isolate BLACKSEA-1 chromosome 3, IST_EnEncr_1.0, whole genome shotgun sequence contains the following coding sequences:
- the bcl2l16 gene encoding BCL2 like 16, whose translation MTQSDEPSGGQGLNNPDPLVREAFVMAHDYLEYVTSEPGAYLPPAPSPTSKALRHAGDELLARFPIFFRRWPRVFQDVTERTACPMLTAMLDEHFGPMAPGGRRRDLAWSAVLSVYVLAGQMALHCRDKGMEVVLPRLKECVGAYVERNIIPEIREHGGWAGFISRFGEKQSLEGQVKRVCYWTLLLLITGIMTYFIWKRRPA comes from the exons ATGACTCAATCAGATGAGCCCTCCGGTGGGCAAGGCCTGAACAACCCCGACCCCCTGGTGCGGGAGGCCTTCGTGATGGCCCACGACTACCTGGAGTACGTGACGTCCGAGCCCGGCGCGTACCTGCCCCCGGCGCCCAGCCCCACGTCCAAGGCCCTGCGGCACGCTGGGGACGAGCTGCTGGCCCGCTTCCCTATCTTCTTCCGGCGCTGGCCGCGCGTCTTCCAGGACGTGACGGAGCGGACGGCCTGCCCCATGCTGACGGCCATGCTGGACGAGCACTTTGGGCCCATGGCCCCCGGGGGCCGCCGCAGGGACCTGGCCTGGAGCGCCGTGTTGTCCGTCTACGTGCTGGCCGGCCAGATGGCCCTGCACTGTCGCGACAAGGGCATGGAGGTCGTGTTGCCCAGGCTCAAGGAGTGCGTGGGGGCCTACGTGGAGCGCAACATCATCCCAGAGATCAGGGAGCACGGTGGATGG GCTGGTTTCATATCTCGCTTTGGAGAGAAGCAGAGTTTGGAAGGCCAAGTGAAAAGAGTATGCTATTGGACTTTGCTACTGTTAATCACAGGCATCATGACCTACTTCATTTGGAAAAGACGACCGGCCTAA
- the tubb2b gene encoding tubulin beta-2b chain has translation MREIVHLQAGQCGNQIGAKFWEVISDEHGIDPTGTYHGDSDLQLDRINVYYNEASGGKYVPRAVLVDLEPGTMDSVRSGPFGQVFRPDNFVFGQSGAGNNWAKGHYTEGAELVDSVLDVVRKEAESCDCLQGFQLTHSLGGGTGSGMGTLLISKIREEYPDRIMNTFSVVPSPKVSDTVVEPYNATLSVHQLVENTDETYCIDNEALYDICFRTLKLTTPSYGDLNHLVSATMSGVTTCLRFPGQLNADLRKLAVNMVPFPRLHFFMPGFAPLTSRGSQQYRSLTVPELTQQMFDAKNMMAACDPRHGRYLTVAAIFRGRMSMKEVDEQMLNVQNKNSSYFVEWIPNNVKTAVCDIPPRGLKMAATFIGNSTAIQELFKRISEQFTAMFRRKAFLHWYTGEGMDEMEFTEAESNMNDLVSEYQQYQDATAEEEGEFEEEEGDAELA, from the exons ATGAGGGAAATTGTGCATCTCCAGGCCGGACAGTGCGGTAACCAGATTGGTGCCAAG TTCTGGGAAGTCATCAGTGACGAGCATGGCATCGACCCAACTGGAACTTACCACGGCGACAGTGATCTCCAGCTGGACAGGATTAATGTCTACTACAACGAAGCCTCAG GTGGCAAATACGTGCCCCGTGCTGTGCTGGTGGACTTGGAGCCTGGAACCATGGACTCTGTGAGGTCAGGACCTTTCGGACAGGTCTTTAGGCCAGACAACTTTGTCTTCG GTCAGAGTGGTGCGGGAAACAACTGGGCCAAGGGCCACTACACAGAAGGAGCTGAGCTGGTGGACTCCGTGCTGGATGTGGTGAGGAAAGAGGCCGAGAGCTGCGACTGCCTTCAGGGCTTCCAGCTCACCCACTCCCTGGGCGGCGGTACCGGCTCCGGCATGGGCACCCTGCTCATCAGCAAGATCCGTGAGGAGTACCCCGACCGTATCatgaacaccttcagcgttgtgcCCTCCCCCAAAGTGTCGGACACAGTCGTCGAGCCCTACAACGCCACACTGTCCGTGCACCAGCTCGTAGAAAACACAGATGAGACCTACTGCATCGACAACGAAGCACTGTACGACATCTGCTTCCGCACCCTCAAACTCACAACTCCCTCATACGGTGACCTCAACCACCTGGTCTCCGCCACCATGAGCGGTGTCACCACCTGCCTCAGGTTCCCCGGACAGCTGAACGCCGACCTCCGCAAACTGGCCGTCAACATGGTTCCCTTCCCCCGTCTGCACTTCTTCATGCCCGGCTTCGCTCCCCTCACCAGCAGGGGCAGCCAGCAGTACCGCTCCCTCACCGTGCCCGAGCTGACCCAGCAGATGTTCGACGCCAAGAACATGATGGCTGCCTGCGACCCCCGCCATGGCCGCTACCTCACAGTCGCCGCCATCTTCCGTGGTCGCATGTCCATGAAGGAAGTGGACGAGCAGATGCTCAACGTGCAGAACAAGAACAGCAGCTACTTCGTGGAATGGATCCCCAACAACGTCAAGACCGCCGTCTGCGACATTCCCCCACGTGgcctcaagatggccgccaccttcATCGGCAACAGCACCGCCATCCAGGAGCTCTTCAAGCGCATCTCCGAGCAGTTCACCGCCATGTTCCGTCGCAAGGCTTTCCTCCACTGGTACACGGGAGAGGGCATGGACGAGATGGAGTTCACCGAGGCCGAGAGCAACATGAACGACCTGGTGTCCGAGTACCAGCAGTACCAGGACGCCACCGCAGAGGAGGAGGGCGAGTTCGAGGAAGAGGAGGGCGATGCTGAGCTGGCCTAA